The sequence CACCGCTGATTACGCCGATGGACGAAAATGAAAAGCTAGATACAAAAGCACTGCGCAATCTGATTGATTATGTTATTGAAGGCGGGGTTCACGGCGTTTTTGTACTGGGCAGTACAGGCGAATTCTATGGTCTTGATGTTGAAGAAAAAGTGAAGGCTGTAGAAGTGACGATGGAACAGGTCAATGGTCGGGTGCCTGTTTATGTGGGAGCCAGTGCCATTACAACCAAAGAATGTGTGAAGCTGGCCAAACTGGCTAAACAAAACAATGCGGCAGCCATTACGGTATTAACACCGATGTTTATTACACCG is a genomic window of Pelorhabdus rhamnosifermentans containing:
- a CDS encoding dihydrodipicolinate synthase family protein translates to MFEIKGVVPPLITPMDENEKLDTKALRNLIDYVIEGGVHGVFVLGSTGEFYGLDVEEKVKAVEVTMEQVNGRVPVYVGASAITTKECVKLAKLAKQNNAAAITVLTPMFITPNENELYKHFVTIAEAVDIPNILYNNPDRTGVNMSAGLVEKLADVPNIVGAKDTSGDMTLTSEYIRRTRDKGFSIMA